A genomic region of Gemmata massiliana contains the following coding sequences:
- a CDS encoding acetyl-CoA carboxylase carboxyltransferase subunit alpha — protein MVSEPLPFEQDIHELEVELAHLETTPDAEGTGETIKKVRRDLVALKKQKYSNLTAWETILVSRHRDRPQFLDYVDMVFEEFVELHGDRAIGDDRAIRAGFARLDGQKIMLVGHQKGKTLAERQQCYYGCAHPEGYRKALSKMHLAAKYRIPIVCLIDTPGAFPGIGAEERGQSQLIATSILEMTKLATPIVCVVIGEGGSGGALGIGVGDSIGMLQHAYYSVISPEGCAGILWKVATDESKPRAADALKLTATDLKRFGVIDTIVSEPLGGAHRDPRGMGASLKTHLSRELRGLVSQTDEALLDGRYSKFRRMGFLA, from the coding sequence ATGGTTTCGGAACCGTTGCCGTTTGAACAAGACATCCACGAACTCGAAGTCGAACTCGCACACCTGGAGACAACTCCAGACGCTGAGGGGACCGGCGAAACGATCAAAAAGGTTCGCCGAGACCTCGTTGCGCTTAAGAAGCAAAAGTACTCGAATCTGACGGCCTGGGAAACAATCCTGGTGTCGCGCCACCGCGACCGCCCGCAGTTCCTCGATTACGTCGACATGGTGTTCGAGGAGTTCGTTGAACTCCACGGCGACCGGGCCATCGGTGACGACCGGGCCATTCGCGCCGGCTTCGCTCGACTGGATGGCCAAAAGATCATGCTGGTCGGTCACCAGAAGGGTAAAACGCTCGCGGAACGGCAACAGTGCTACTACGGCTGCGCGCACCCGGAGGGTTACCGTAAGGCCCTCTCCAAAATGCACCTGGCGGCTAAATACCGGATTCCCATTGTGTGCCTGATTGACACTCCGGGGGCGTTCCCAGGGATCGGCGCTGAGGAGCGCGGACAGTCTCAGCTGATCGCGACCAGCATTTTGGAGATGACAAAGCTCGCCACACCAATCGTCTGCGTCGTGATTGGCGAAGGCGGTTCCGGCGGTGCATTGGGCATCGGGGTCGGCGACTCGATCGGGATGCTTCAGCACGCATACTATTCCGTCATTAGTCCGGAAGGCTGTGCCGGCATCCTGTGGAAAGTCGCAACGGACGAATCGAAGCCCCGAGCAGCAGACGCACTCAAACTGACTGCGACCGATCTAAAGAGATTCGGAGTCATCGATACGATTGTGTCTGAACCGCTCGGCGGTGCACACCGCGACCCACGGGGAATGGGAGCTAGCCTGAAAACGCACCTGTCTCGAGAACTACGCGGCCTCGTTTCCCAGACGGACGAAGCACTTCTGGACGGCCGGTACAGCAAGTTCCGACGAATGGGCTTCTTAGCTTAG
- a CDS encoding Gfo/Idh/MocA family protein, with amino-acid sequence MVGFGMIFDETYRPVFERCPASLFSFSGSPFNAELCAVATRTGSRAARYLTSKTEQRASFQNFSGSNAVSQLLASGVDAVCVATPDDRHFEAARDAIRARKHVLIEKPSVLSLSELDELTRLATENEVLAKVVYHKLADPDHKKLRTLYQDGVLKHVNNGYCSLLEPKSISGGQFAEWITGRNPATYVAVHYLKLIDFTFGPNWSLDRVSATGQRGLVGPADGPTWDSVQLQVVYRHPDTREAAFDIHTNWVTPDNFPGYVEQEVQFRFDNAVWSAHQRKRGVELTVENRTPGELKNTPNYHYNGTFLEPWGDRSQRGYGIEVIERFFQEAAFVEFDGPSEQRNQRLAQMRALTYNDITADRNCVAIVQSLEAILARAAAGNPGCLVKVNGSAGGLALYEPGNAKPLVLYEGRV; translated from the coding sequence ATGGTCGGCTTTGGCATGATCTTCGACGAGACGTATCGCCCCGTTTTTGAGCGCTGCCCCGCTTCGCTTTTTTCTTTCAGCGGTTCGCCTTTTAACGCGGAGCTTTGTGCTGTTGCAACGCGGACCGGTTCGCGTGCGGCGCGGTACCTCACGTCCAAAACTGAGCAGCGAGCGTCGTTTCAAAACTTCTCCGGTTCAAACGCAGTTTCACAACTGCTCGCTTCTGGCGTGGACGCGGTCTGCGTGGCGACGCCAGACGATCGACACTTTGAGGCCGCTCGCGACGCAATTCGCGCTCGCAAGCACGTCCTGATTGAGAAGCCTTCAGTGCTTTCACTTTCGGAACTAGATGAATTGACACGACTTGCGACTGAGAATGAAGTGCTGGCCAAGGTCGTTTACCACAAACTGGCCGACCCCGACCACAAGAAACTCCGCACCCTTTACCAAGACGGAGTGCTGAAGCACGTCAACAACGGGTATTGCTCGTTGCTCGAACCCAAGTCGATTAGCGGTGGACAGTTTGCCGAGTGGATCACGGGCCGTAATCCGGCCACTTACGTCGCGGTCCATTACCTCAAATTGATCGACTTCACTTTCGGCCCGAATTGGTCGCTGGACCGTGTATCTGCGACCGGTCAGCGCGGGTTAGTTGGCCCTGCTGATGGCCCAACGTGGGATTCGGTTCAGCTTCAAGTTGTTTACCGGCATCCGGATACGCGAGAAGCCGCGTTCGACATTCACACGAATTGGGTCACGCCCGATAACTTTCCGGGATACGTCGAGCAAGAGGTTCAGTTTCGTTTCGACAACGCGGTTTGGTCGGCCCACCAGCGTAAACGCGGCGTCGAATTGACCGTGGAAAATCGCACGCCGGGCGAACTCAAGAACACCCCGAACTATCACTACAACGGAACGTTTCTCGAACCGTGGGGAGATCGGTCTCAACGCGGCTACGGGATCGAAGTCATCGAGCGGTTTTTCCAGGAAGCGGCGTTCGTCGAGTTCGATGGACCGAGCGAACAGCGGAATCAGCGTCTCGCGCAAATGCGGGCACTCACCTACAACGACATCACGGCCGACCGGAACTGCGTCGCGATCGTCCAGAGTCTCGAAGCGATCCTCGCGCGGGCGGCTGCGGGCAATCCCGGTTGTCTCGTCAAGGTGAATGGTTCCGCAGGCGGCCTCGCGCTCTACGAACCCGGAAACGCAAAACCGCTCGTCCTATACGAAGGGCGGGTGTAA
- a CDS encoding RNA 2'-phosphotransferase: MDEKKRVRLSKFMSKLLRHEPESIGITLESGGWVLVTDLLTGLEKAGTRTSREELNIVVAKCEKQRFTFDETGTKIRANQGHSTDVDLQLEEAEPPAELFHGTAYTTVPVILRDGLLKMARHHVHLSADPVTATKVGQRHGKPVILVVDTAKMRADGHIFYRSTNGVWLVEHVPPQYLRVQ, encoded by the coding sequence GTGGACGAAAAGAAGCGCGTCCGGCTCAGCAAATTCATGTCAAAGCTGCTGCGCCACGAACCCGAATCGATCGGTATCACACTGGAATCAGGCGGTTGGGTGCTTGTCACCGACCTGCTCACCGGACTGGAAAAAGCAGGTACACGCACGTCGCGTGAGGAACTGAACATCGTTGTCGCGAAGTGCGAGAAACAGCGATTCACGTTCGACGAGACCGGAACAAAGATTCGCGCCAACCAGGGCCATTCGACGGACGTCGATCTGCAACTCGAAGAGGCCGAACCACCGGCAGAATTGTTTCACGGAACCGCGTACACTACAGTGCCCGTCATTCTCCGCGACGGCCTTCTCAAAATGGCCCGGCACCACGTTCACCTTTCAGCCGATCCCGTCACCGCCACCAAAGTCGGTCAACGACACGGGAAACCGGTTATACTCGTGGTTGATACCGCGAAAATGCGGGCCGATGGGCACATTTTTTATCGCTCCACCAACGGCGTGTGGCTTGTCGAACACGTTCCACCACAGTACCTTCGGGTGCAGTAA
- a CDS encoding aminotransferase class III-fold pyridoxal phosphate-dependent enzyme — protein MPPPIQHLHEPDSNAGRAELARVEPYSLRTFTPTQAVLAQSAGIYHWTPEGRRLYDFSSGVLVSNLGHNPADWLRGYFRYMNWNTEEATNFARPGQVPHGFTPAVPMTAYNAVTPVEVGATKRLLELMRKAPGGGRMEQVMWAASGSEAIQKALWASLARDRTRPIILATRFGFHGKKGLANAVTGSETDAERDPRVRFISFPMAECRDVATRDEPFNFAPYQKELDALLHQFGAKIGTLITEPYLGGGGSYHPPKAYLQGLQQFCRANDITFILDEVQSNFGRTGAMFAYETYGLEPDVVVLGKGLGNGIPVAAAVGRAEIFGSLGYGEGSDTWSANPLCCAAVQATLDEFERRDVIAGMKASSAIIESGLLELKEFPFVAHVRGELGGMVWGVEMCDHGDHTAAEWANEFVLACYRGDDQSPEGIHLLGPLAKKVVRISPPLVITTEEATAAMNLMQRCARRLLG, from the coding sequence ATGCCCCCACCGATCCAGCACCTGCACGAGCCGGACTCGAACGCCGGCCGCGCGGAACTCGCTCGCGTCGAACCGTACTCGCTTCGCACGTTCACCCCCACTCAGGCCGTTCTCGCTCAAAGTGCGGGAATCTACCACTGGACCCCCGAGGGGCGCCGGCTCTACGACTTCTCCTCCGGCGTACTCGTCTCCAACCTCGGCCACAACCCCGCAGACTGGCTGCGCGGGTACTTTCGTTACATGAATTGGAACACCGAGGAAGCCACAAACTTCGCACGGCCAGGACAGGTTCCGCACGGGTTCACACCGGCCGTGCCCATGACGGCTTACAACGCGGTCACACCCGTCGAAGTCGGGGCCACCAAGCGCCTGCTCGAATTGATGCGCAAAGCCCCCGGTGGCGGGCGAATGGAACAGGTGATGTGGGCGGCGTCGGGATCGGAAGCCATTCAGAAAGCGCTTTGGGCGTCCCTCGCACGCGACCGCACGCGACCGATAATCCTGGCCACGCGGTTCGGCTTTCACGGCAAGAAAGGCCTAGCGAACGCCGTAACGGGGTCCGAAACCGACGCCGAGCGCGATCCGCGTGTCCGGTTCATTTCGTTCCCGATGGCCGAGTGTCGCGATGTTGCGACGCGCGATGAGCCGTTCAACTTCGCTCCCTACCAGAAGGAGCTAGACGCCCTGCTCCACCAGTTCGGAGCGAAAATCGGCACACTCATTACAGAACCGTACCTCGGTGGCGGCGGTTCATATCACCCGCCAAAGGCTTATCTCCAGGGCTTGCAGCAGTTCTGCCGGGCCAACGACATCACCTTTATCCTCGACGAAGTGCAATCGAACTTCGGCCGGACGGGGGCGATGTTCGCCTACGAGACTTACGGCCTCGAACCGGACGTCGTAGTGTTAGGGAAGGGGCTCGGGAACGGTATCCCTGTAGCGGCCGCTGTGGGGCGCGCGGAGATCTTCGGGTCCCTGGGATACGGCGAAGGCTCCGACACCTGGAGCGCGAACCCGCTCTGTTGCGCGGCCGTACAAGCTACACTGGACGAATTCGAGCGGCGCGACGTGATCGCGGGCATGAAAGCCAGCTCCGCGATCATCGAAAGCGGCCTACTCGAGCTGAAAGAGTTCCCATTCGTCGCACACGTTCGCGGTGAACTCGGCGGAATGGTTTGGGGCGTCGAAATGTGCGACCACGGCGATCACACCGCCGCGGAATGGGCGAACGAGTTCGTGCTCGCGTGCTACCGGGGCGACGACCAGTCCCCCGAGGGCATTCACCTGCTCGGCCCGCTCGCGAAGAAAGTTGTTCGGATCTCGCCTCCGCTCGTCATTACAACAGAAGAAGCGACTGCCGCGATGAACCTGATGCAGCGCTGTGCCCGCCGCCTGCTCGGTTAA
- a CDS encoding metal ABC transporter permease encodes MPDVWMADLIQWIAHVAGVEYPFVVKSILTIVVMCLLCGTVGAMVVGNRMAFFSDAMAHCAFAGIALGFLTVLLSNLGTNAAAWLVPLIMVAFGVVVGVGMIYVRDRTNLAHDTVIGVFFALALGFGAMLTKLVQRVSSQNLETFLFGNLTLIPEMHLLYLCGALVLVCLVFLWRYNQLMFASFNASLARTRRMNVSFNNYLFIILLSLVVNLSIQAVGALLINALLVVPAAAATNVSRNMRQMFWFTIAFSLSAGLIGYSLSSQTVTVGPIRDVQFSPSGVIVVVTVGMFFGSMIVVAVWNRFAPIFGGKQFRGFHGPNDPCGTDHPFGQCP; translated from the coding sequence ATGCCCGATGTGTGGATGGCGGATCTGATCCAGTGGATCGCTCACGTTGCGGGGGTGGAATACCCCTTCGTCGTGAAGAGTATCCTCACCATCGTCGTCATGTGTCTGTTGTGCGGCACGGTCGGTGCGATGGTCGTCGGTAACCGGATGGCGTTCTTCAGCGACGCGATGGCCCACTGTGCGTTCGCGGGCATCGCGTTAGGTTTCCTGACCGTGCTGCTCAGCAACCTTGGTACCAACGCGGCCGCGTGGCTGGTCCCACTTATCATGGTGGCTTTTGGTGTGGTCGTCGGGGTCGGAATGATCTACGTGCGCGACCGCACCAATCTCGCCCACGACACCGTGATCGGCGTCTTCTTTGCCCTCGCTCTCGGTTTCGGGGCGATGCTAACGAAGCTAGTGCAACGGGTCAGCAGCCAAAATCTCGAAACGTTCCTGTTTGGGAACCTTACTCTCATTCCTGAAATGCACCTCCTCTACCTGTGCGGTGCGCTCGTCCTTGTGTGCCTTGTGTTTCTGTGGCGGTACAACCAGCTCATGTTTGCGAGCTTTAACGCCAGCCTCGCGCGCACGCGGCGGATGAACGTCAGCTTCAACAACTACCTGTTCATCATTCTGCTCTCACTGGTCGTGAATCTGTCGATCCAGGCGGTCGGCGCCCTCCTCATCAACGCGCTCTTGGTTGTTCCCGCCGCCGCCGCCACGAACGTCTCGCGGAACATGCGCCAGATGTTCTGGTTCACGATCGCATTCTCCCTCTCCGCGGGGCTCATCGGGTACTCGCTGAGTTCACAGACGGTCACCGTCGGGCCGATTCGCGACGTCCAATTCAGTCCCAGCGGGGTCATCGTCGTCGTAACGGTCGGGATGTTCTTCGGGTCGATGATCGTGGTCGCAGTATGGAACCGGTTCGCCCCGATCTTCGGCGGGAAACAGTTCCGCGGGTTCCACGGCCCGAACGACCCTTGCGGTACCGATCACCCGTTCGGACAATGCCCCTAA
- a CDS encoding permease codes for MQPSIYDFLFRFSAVLWEAMPFVVLGALIAGILEEFLPQEFLTRLLPKSVLPAVMIGAVLGLLFPMCECGIVVVMRRLLRKGLPLSCCIAYMLAGPIINVVVIFSTWVAFRDHKIGPEMVGFRVGMAFVIACATGLIVHLQYKKYGNALLTPLTAPPATPPSETNEAVAEQPRQPFMQRLGNISATALHDFVDIMVFLILGSVLAAFARMYITENEIEVISRDQPFLAIPAMMFLAVMMCLCSEADAFVAASFTKLHLSAKLAFLVLGPMLDLKLILMFTRVFRLRLIVTIATSVVILTLVLCIGLHLVYQANGWTGLPPSALASSTSP; via the coding sequence GTGCAGCCAAGCATTTACGACTTCCTCTTTCGCTTCAGCGCCGTTTTGTGGGAGGCGATGCCGTTCGTCGTCCTCGGCGCGCTCATCGCCGGCATCCTCGAAGAGTTCTTACCGCAAGAGTTTCTCACGCGGTTACTACCGAAGTCCGTGCTCCCGGCCGTCATGATCGGTGCGGTCCTCGGGCTGCTCTTCCCGATGTGCGAGTGCGGCATCGTGGTCGTGATGCGCCGGCTGCTCCGTAAGGGGCTGCCGCTCTCGTGCTGTATCGCGTACATGTTGGCCGGGCCGATCATCAACGTGGTGGTCATCTTCAGTACGTGGGTCGCGTTCCGAGACCACAAAATCGGGCCGGAGATGGTCGGGTTCCGGGTGGGGATGGCCTTCGTCATCGCGTGCGCGACGGGGCTGATCGTTCACCTTCAGTACAAGAAGTACGGTAACGCCCTTCTGACGCCGTTAACTGCCCCGCCCGCGACGCCGCCGTCAGAAACGAACGAGGCCGTGGCGGAACAACCCCGGCAGCCGTTCATGCAGCGATTGGGGAACATCTCCGCGACCGCGCTCCACGACTTCGTGGACATCATGGTGTTCCTGATCCTCGGTTCGGTGCTGGCCGCGTTCGCGCGGATGTACATCACCGAAAACGAAATCGAGGTCATCTCGCGCGACCAGCCGTTTCTCGCGATCCCCGCGATGATGTTCCTCGCTGTTATGATGTGTTTGTGCAGCGAAGCCGATGCGTTCGTGGCCGCGAGCTTTACCAAGTTGCACCTGTCGGCGAAACTCGCGTTCCTCGTTTTGGGGCCGATGCTCGACCTGAAACTGATCCTCATGTTTACGCGCGTGTTCCGGCTCCGGCTCATTGTCACGATCGCGACGTCCGTAGTTATTCTGACGCTCGTTCTGTGTATCGGGCTTCACCTCGTTTACCAAGCTAACGGCTGGACCGGGTTGCCCCCCAGTGCCCTGGCCAGTTCGACATCACCGTAG
- a CDS encoding TIGR03943 family putative permease subunit, giving the protein MAHNHAGCQSPRDYFTEQLLTILVCGGLAFVAVQLYRYDMLRHILAPQFHLPVLIGGIAVFGLVVLRAVAVWREAGALVPVSDDPTCQQNHVHTASCNHLPGLPGGEPDPNLVDDHGHSHDMSWMFARMLILVFPIALFSLGIPNSGLSSEAQRKALGQDVSLDPVMLKEMAKAKTTKVEEESSASDGAVTRTLRTESGLMIREMIAKDGTETYSVIAQGGEEMRFNTLTEAAFDADKRKSYAGQTAIMEGRFNPIAGGSGKEFTLFRQKMTCCGSDAVPLKVRIVSPQAADRKYFDWVRVKGVVQFRQVPGQDRYIPVLMLGDVTDIQLIPNDQVKNEYEF; this is encoded by the coding sequence GTGGCACACAATCACGCCGGGTGTCAGTCGCCGCGCGACTACTTCACCGAGCAACTCCTCACCATTCTGGTGTGCGGGGGGCTCGCGTTCGTGGCCGTGCAGCTCTACCGGTACGACATGTTGAGGCACATCCTCGCCCCGCAGTTCCACCTGCCGGTGCTGATCGGCGGGATCGCCGTGTTCGGGCTGGTCGTGTTGCGCGCCGTCGCGGTGTGGCGCGAGGCGGGAGCGCTGGTTCCGGTAAGCGACGACCCCACGTGCCAACAGAACCACGTTCACACGGCGAGCTGTAACCACCTGCCGGGGTTGCCGGGCGGGGAACCGGACCCGAACCTCGTGGACGATCACGGCCACAGTCACGACATGTCGTGGATGTTCGCCCGGATGCTCATCCTGGTCTTCCCGATCGCACTGTTCAGCCTCGGCATCCCGAACTCGGGCCTGAGTAGCGAAGCGCAGCGCAAGGCTCTCGGTCAGGACGTGTCACTCGACCCGGTGATGCTCAAGGAAATGGCGAAGGCGAAAACCACCAAGGTCGAAGAAGAATCGTCCGCTTCTGACGGGGCGGTCACGCGCACGCTGCGCACCGAATCGGGTCTTATGATCCGGGAGATGATCGCGAAGGACGGAACGGAGACGTATTCGGTCATCGCGCAGGGCGGCGAGGAGATGCGGTTCAACACGCTGACCGAGGCCGCGTTCGACGCCGACAAGCGCAAGTCTTACGCCGGCCAAACGGCGATCATGGAGGGACGATTCAACCCGATAGCCGGGGGTAGCGGCAAGGAATTCACGCTGTTCCGGCAGAAGATGACGTGTTGCGGTTCGGACGCTGTGCCACTTAAAGTGCGGATCGTCTCTCCGCAAGCGGCCGACCGGAAGTATTTCGACTGGGTGCGGGTGAAGGGGGTCGTACAGTTCCGGCAAGTGCCCGGGCAGGACCGCTACATCCCCGTGCTGATGCTCGGGGACGTGACCGACATCCAGCTCATTCCGAACGATCAGGTCAAGAACGAGTACGAGTTCTAA